In a single window of the Streptomyces sp. NBC_00353 genome:
- a CDS encoding MarR family winged helix-turn-helix transcriptional regulator, whose protein sequence is MEHMTTAPTGETRWLSDEEQSIWRSYLQATTLLEDHLDRQLQRDAGMPHIYYGLLVQLAQAPRRQMRMTQLAKDVKITRSRLSHAVARLERNGWVRREDCPSDKRGQNAVLTDEGYEMLRRSAPGHVRAVRQAMFDRLTPEQVRSFGEIMQIIATGLEPDGTDADLPWLR, encoded by the coding sequence GTGGAGCACATGACCACGGCACCCACCGGCGAGACCCGCTGGCTCTCCGACGAGGAGCAGAGCATCTGGCGCTCGTACCTCCAGGCCACCACGCTCCTGGAGGACCATCTCGACCGCCAGCTGCAGCGCGACGCCGGCATGCCGCACATCTACTACGGACTGCTCGTCCAGCTCGCCCAGGCGCCCCGGCGTCAGATGCGGATGACCCAGCTGGCCAAGGACGTCAAGATCACCCGCTCCCGTCTCTCGCACGCCGTCGCCCGGCTGGAACGCAACGGCTGGGTGCGACGGGAGGACTGTCCGTCCGACAAGCGCGGGCAGAACGCGGTCCTCACCGACGAGGGTTACGAGATGCTCCGCCGGTCCGCGCCGGGTCATGTCCGTGCCGTACGCCAGGCGATGTTCGACCGGCTCACCCCCGAGCAGGTGCGCTCGTTCGGCGAGATCATGCAGATAATCGCCACCGGACTGGAGCCGGACGGCACGGACGCGGACCTGCCCTGGCTGCGCTAG
- a CDS encoding dioxygenase family protein, translating to MTVTAERMPALYLSHGAPPLADDPVWPGQLAAWSADLPRPTAILMVSAHWEEAPLALGATETVPLVYDFWGFPQHYYQVQYAAPGAPQLAENVRKLLRGAGTPVQDIPDRGLDHGAYVPLVEMFPGADIPVLQISMPTLDPQKLMDIGRKLAPLRDEGVLIVGSGFFTHNLAALRHAGGGNPGWSVEFDDWGHRALQAQDIDALLDFEHKSPAGRLAHPRTEHFAPLFVTLGASEGELDQGRSVIDGFWMGLAKRSVQFG from the coding sequence ATGACTGTCACCGCGGAGCGGATGCCCGCCCTCTATCTTTCCCACGGTGCGCCGCCGCTGGCCGACGACCCGGTCTGGCCCGGCCAGCTGGCCGCATGGTCCGCCGACCTGCCCCGTCCCACCGCGATTCTCATGGTCTCCGCCCACTGGGAGGAGGCCCCGCTCGCCCTGGGCGCGACCGAGACCGTCCCGCTCGTCTACGACTTCTGGGGCTTCCCCCAGCACTACTACCAGGTGCAGTACGCGGCCCCGGGCGCCCCGCAGCTGGCGGAGAACGTACGCAAGCTGCTGCGCGGCGCCGGCACACCGGTCCAGGACATCCCGGACCGCGGGCTCGACCACGGGGCGTACGTCCCGCTGGTGGAGATGTTCCCGGGCGCCGACATCCCCGTACTCCAGATCTCCATGCCGACGCTGGATCCGCAGAAGCTGATGGACATCGGACGCAAGCTCGCGCCGCTGCGCGACGAGGGCGTACTGATCGTCGGCAGCGGCTTCTTCACCCACAACCTCGCCGCACTGCGGCACGCGGGCGGCGGCAACCCCGGCTGGTCGGTGGAGTTCGACGACTGGGGACACCGGGCGCTGCAGGCGCAGGACATCGACGCGCTGCTCGACTTCGAGCACAAGTCCCCGGCCGGCCGGCTGGCCCATCCGCGCACCGAGCACTTCGCGCCGCTCTTCGTGACGCTGGGCGCCTCGGAGGGCGAGCTCGACCAGGGGCGCAGCGTCATCGACGGGTTCTGGATGGGGCTCGCGAAGCGGTCGGTGCAGTTCGGCTGA